From Hydractinia symbiolongicarpus strain clone_291-10 chromosome 12, HSymV2.1, whole genome shotgun sequence, one genomic window encodes:
- the LOC130621516 gene encoding exopolyphosphatase PRUNE1-like → METKIKDRGTLQNFLCKAKNFMKATPIEKCNVFFVIGNESADLDSIISAIVYAFYLHEKVRKQNGKDIYVPVVCIPEEDMHLRTEVIVLFQKCGIDLKDIVYINEVNFLACLTSYTVNVTLVDHNDVGTHGVLKNSVHRIVDHHQDSMQFDESKVCKNIKMVGSCCTLVAEEIYYNKSELLSIHPVAELLLAAILIDTINLDLHSARTVELDVFIGEVLSQHITQDPDELFELLQKAKLDISPMSSYNILRKDYKKVPSCAVQMGISSVMLEPSQLLARGDFLSVVQSYLSRNELQAIVIMFIYFDKNSIPLREIAVVSESVTTCDRIVTCLLSHTKKLDLYEIANKITNVSKPSMRLFKQANVKSSRKVVLPLLQEM, encoded by the exons atggaaacaaaGATTAAAGATAGAGGTACTCTCCAGAATTTCTTGTGCAAAGCTAaa AATTTTATGAAAGCTACACCAATTGAAaaatgcaatgttttttttgtaattggCAATGAATCGGCTGATTTGGACTCAATTATATCAGCGATTGTTTATGCTTTTTATTTGCATGAAAAGGTCAGAAAGCAG AATGGCAAAGACATATATGTCCCTGTAGTCTGCATCCCAGAAGAAGACATGCACTTACGTACAGAAGTTATTGTTTTATTTCAGAAGTGTGGTATTGATTTGAAAGATATTGTTTACATAAATGAAGTCAACTTTTTAGCATGTTTAACTAGCTATACTGTCAATGTGACATTAGTTGATCACAATGATGTTGGAACTCatggtgttttaaaaaattctgttcATCGTATTGTAG ATCATCACCAGGACAGCATGCAATTTGATGAAAGCAAGGTctgcaaaaacataaaaatggttGGATCTTGTTGCACCTTAGTTGCAGAGGAAATTTACTACAATAAGAGTGAATTACTTTCTATACATCCAGTTGCAGAACTCTTACTTGCTGCTATTTTAATTGACACTATAAATCTTGATCTTCACTCTGCTCGTACAGTGGAATTAGATGTTTTTATTGGAGAAGTTCTTTCTCAACATATCACTCAAGATCCAGATGAACTATTTGAACTGTTGCAGAAAg CTAAACTAGACATCAGCCCAATGTCTAGTTACAATATTCTACGGAAAGATTACAAAAAGGTCCCATCTTGTGCAGTACAAATGGGAATATCTTCTGTCATGTTGGAACCTTCACAGCTGTTAGCAAGAGGTGACTTCCTATCTGTTGTCCAATCATATCTCTCTCGAAATGAACTTCAAGCAATTGTtattatgtttatttatttcGACAAAAACTCTATTCCACTCCGTGAAATTGCAGTGGTGTCTGAAAGTGTCACTACTTGTGACAGGATTGTTACCTGTTTACTTTCACACACAAAGAAACTTGATCTTTATGAAATTGCAAATAAAATAACTAATGTGTCTAAGCCAAGCATGCGTTTATTTAAGCAGGCTAATGTAAAGTCATCACGAAAAGTTGTTTTACCATTATTGCAAGAAATGTAA